The Populus trichocarpa isolate Nisqually-1 chromosome 11, P.trichocarpa_v4.1, whole genome shotgun sequence genome has a segment encoding these proteins:
- the LOC7454993 gene encoding DNA-directed RNA polymerases II, IV and V subunit 12, producing MDPQPEPVSYICGDCGMENTLKPGDVIQCRECGYRILYKKRTRRIVQYEAR from the exons ATGGATCCTCAACCAGAACCTGTCAGCTACATCTGTGGAG ATTGTGGAATGGAGAATACTTTAAAGCCAGGAGATGTTATTCAGTGCAGAGAGTGCGGTTACCGTATTCTTTACAAGAAGCGTACTCGTAGAA TTGTGCAATATGAGGCACGCTGA